atgaaaaaaattgGGTCTGTTTCGCTATTCTATACAATTCAATCAGAGTGTTTGTGCTCGTACCCGTTTTTattcatctgtcaatatatgcggtatccatctgacagaaatctttcatactttcaaaatatgcttcaaatgaaataaagggcctccgtggctgagtggttagagcatcgcgctcaaaatcacagggTCTCTCACCtttgtcggcgcgggttcgtgTCCTGCTCACGCCGGTAAGTAAGTTTCTCAGTTTAGTTTCCGAAGGTCGGTGGTCTATTACTAGGTACATTGTGTCTGGGTTCTCTCTCCCactaataaaaactgggtgccaccagataactgaaaaattgttgagtgtgtcggaaaacatcaatcaatcaatcaatctgagtGTTGTTAAAACACGtgtgcaatttgtatattccaggaCTCTTCTCAATGACAGACGTTGCAaaacctatacatttttacatgcatgtataacaacaaataaaataattaaaaatatatcgCCAGGTAAGACTGGAACATATTCGCGGCTTGGAGAGGAGAGGGTTGCATTTAGACATCGTATTAGCCATTCGATAAGAACCTGTCACATTggataagattgattgattgattgtatcttgcttaacgtctcactcgagaatttttcactcatatggagacgtcaccaagaccggtgaagggcttcaaatttaggcctatgctcggcgcttacggccattgagcagtgagggttctttagcatgccacacctactgtgacacgggtcatccgtttttaaggtcatctccgaggacccgtgacattcacacctgatgccgagcgtttggcgatggaactgccactatctgttttaacgacttaggtgtgtcgcggccgggattcgaaccccggtccTTCCGCATGCGGGTCGAATGCTCTTatctctcggccaccgcggcgcaaataaaacaagaagaaacaatacaattatgattgaaatagattgagaaataaatcaaacatgtAGATGAATAGatcaaacaaataatgactaactACAGTAATGATCAACATATATgcaagcggatctaacatccaattttaatttgattgttGCATTTGCCTCAATTTTAAACCTATAGAAAATTAATTGTCTACATGACCTTCTTCCAAATCAAACAGGATAAACTCAACTCGAGCCCAGGTATATGAGTTCGTTCAATTCAACTAAACAGTGATCATTGTCATCAATCCTATGAAGAATACAATATTAAGACTAGCGCACGGATCCCTGACATACCAAAGATGGGAACAAGTGCCTAGAGTATTAGGCATCCCTCTTTGACCGGCAACACCCTCCAAAAGTCCTGTATTTTGATCAAGTAAGGATTTATCCAAAtgcagggctcacggcgggtgtgatcggtcgacggtggatgcttactcctcctcttaattctgtattccttattgGAGTTGTGTCattatcttcagctttcatgTACTAGTATATCATCGTAGATGtgaacactactctaaaaccctCACTATATATAGTGTAGATCAAAAGCTGCATATACAAACAGCccggtgtgactggtcgacaggggatacatacctctcctaggcacctgatcacacctttgatgtgtccaggggtccgtttttgcccgactttttatttttttattgcttatagtggttatgagattgatcactgttcgttatcttcgcctttcattcagCAAAATCTCTTTTCAAAGCAAGATggtgtattgaaaaaaaattgtatcatATTTAAAAGCATATAAGGAAAACAGtgtaaaaatttcatttcaaaacgtATACCAGTAACGAtccaagaaatatttttaaaaatcccagAAACTTAATGGTGGAGAAAAATCAATCGCTTATCGTAATTGAAacccaaaaatatgatatagaATGTTTGAAAACAGAGATTGGTGAATTGGCagcagaaaataaaaatatcgaGGTAGTAGCGAAATCGGCTATAGATTGGAATGAACAGTACTCTCGGGGAAAACAACAATgttaaaattcattatttgagAGACGTTAGGGTATGTATATCACACAAAAACATGGATTTATTACACTGTTACCAAAAGCTGACAAAGCAAGAGATATGAAAATGGCAACATAATGCATTGCTAAATACAGTTGATAAAACTTCATCGGAGTCTATTGAAACCAGATTTTAAAACCACTTAAATAGAATAATCAGCCATGATCAAACTGAGCTCACGTTTAATAGGCACATTGGGGAAACCAAAAGATTGATGTATGACATATACAAGATACTGAAGAAGATATCCTGGTCTATTACCACATATTGATTTCGAGAAAAGGCTTGATATATTGTCATGGGATCTTATACAACAAACGTTGCACTTTTCAATTTTGGCCATTCTCTTAGAAAATCGATCAAAATTCAATATGATTAAAATCatatcttctctaaccgttacactggaggaCGATCTGAGAGCATTGTGTTTAGAATCAATGTTACTAGTATTACATCTTTCAcacttgaccaatcaaatgacGGCTTTCACTTGAAAGTCGTTCTGTTATACCGGAACTTACTTCgtatttatcatatacataaCAATTATTACTGAGAAACACGGGACAATAATTGAAGAAGATGGCAGCGGCCCTGGGcgatgttacatgtagaacacAACAGAAAATATAGTTTAACGATAACGGATGTATAATGTCTAAGATCTTCCTTTGCTCTTCCTATAGCACTAATATTTGGAAGTCGTTTTTAATACTTCTCCCGGATTGACTTATTTTTTTGTGAATTTACAATGGGAATGCGTGTCAGTAAAATGATTCCTGATTGGTCCTTGTTTTATTGTTGAGCTATTGTGATTGGTTGAATAGttattgaattattcatgagacaGGGGTCAATAACATGACCTCAAATGCAATGCTGTCAGATTCTTTttcagtgtaacggttagagaattCTGATTTTAATGAGATTGGGTCAAACATTTTACATGAATATAGCATCTACAGTTCAAGCTGGCAACCTGTCAGAAAATTATAATATCTAGAGAGATTGTAGACAAAATCGCCATCTAGGTCCAACATGTACAGCAATGTTGGCAATGAAAACAAGGAATAAAAAAGAGTTAAAAGCATAACTGTTGgtaattctgaaaaaaaatcaacttaGAAGCAATGTCATGTTTTTGTATCAACTTCTCAAAGACTCAAACAGTTTGGATTGGCTCAAAATTATGTAATGGTGTTCTCATTCcagaaagtaattttttgatTGTAGAACCACCAAATTCACTCTGCCAGGATTCATTCTTAATGTTGATATGTAAAATATacctctcattgggtcaaatgctgtctgacgtgtttcataccgattgttaagccgttcttggcacactgattttgactgcggataactccgtttacctgatcaggatatggggctcacggcgggtgtgaccggtcaacaggggatgcttactcctcctaggcacctgatcccacctctggtgtgtccaggggtccgtgtttgcccaactatctattttgtattgcttgtaggagttatgagattgatcactgttcgttatcttcaccttgcattatgaTCCAAGTAAGTAAAAATAGAATATACAGGGGTTACTTACTCCTcattggcacctgatcccaccatcttcatctttcattctaAACCGATGGGAGAGAGACATATAACTTCCATTAATAAGATAAATGCTATAAAGACATAAGTGTTACCGTTGTTGAGTCATATTCTGATGTTCATCCCTAGCCCACCCAATACTTGTGAAGAATTAGAAAAGTTATCTTGTTATATTTCTCATTTGTATGGAGTGGTTCAACTCCAAgagtaaatcaaagtactgagaatACTGATAGGCGGAAAGATATTTGTTAGTACAAAATTATTCTTCAGCTTGACCTTGGATCTTCTTACCTGAAAATCAATGAAGGTCATACTCTCTTTAATAACAATCACTATCtgaaatttaattaatgtgAAAGATAGTAGCTACAGgcaagttttacatgaaaatgttaaatgcatttatatttgatatgcaTGAATAGTAAATAGTACATGTAAGACGGGTATCAGTAAATTGCGACAAGATACCAGGGGAAGAGTCAGAAGCTGGAATACCATATTAACACAAGTACTGGGTTAGGGTACACAGTTTTTACTATTAGTTATTTTAACGAGTATACTTACCTGACGTAAACCAGCAAGCACAGTCCATGatgcattttaaaaacattccaatcatttgcattttttatttttttctataggTATTATTGCGGGTGAGACCGGTCGACacggaatgcttactcctcccatcTAATCGcatctctggtatattcaaGTGTCCGATTTTGCCTAATTTTTTATCCCATGTTCCTTATAAAAAAAGtcaatataacgaacagtaatcaatctcataattcctataagaaATTTTCAGTTGAGATTTGTcaccgttatcttcaccttttcatattgATCTTTCTTGCATTTTCAGACACCTACATtgtaataatttctttttataaatatttatataacgAACTTACAACttccattttgtattttcattgatattacttatattttacaattttgaaaaCCACACAAACATTATTTTTAGCATAAATAGTATTAACAATTATCTGTAGAATTATCTAATGTGTGTATCCCTGGAAATAGTTTAGTGGTAGATTTGATGATTTGCATGACACCAATATCCTGTAACTGCATATACAAGTTATTGTGTGAATATATGTGTCGGGTAATTGGCCCGTCCGAGGTCCTGGCGCGGTAAAGAAAAACAATTAAATTGACATACTTTCTTTCTCTCTAAAACtcacaaaaagaaaaataacaagcacatgtatttatcattgtttataattttacaAACTCATACAATGGCTAAAAACCAACATGTAAAATACAATTAGATGTTTTATACGTCCCCCACATATTAGAACGACCGACTTGCATTTCACGTTTCATTTCTAAACACCATTTCACCTCTTTGACTGTAAGAGCCCTACTGGCTTTTCATTTGGTGTCACTGTTACCTTTACAAGAATCAATGATACTAAAATCGCAGAGAAGAAAGATCCATCGTTCATGGTATAAGTGTCTTGTTTACTCCATTAAATTGATAATACTGGAGTCATATTGACAATCATATGAATGAGTTATAGTAAAACCTAAATCACAACGGGCGAGATTCCGTAATGCCTACAGATGTAGTGGTAGGGATACGTTCCCTCTGAAGTCTCCTGTAGAAGTGTTACGTCATCAGTTCGAAGGTAGTTGCCATCCACATAGGGTTCTCCGTCGTCCCACCTAAAGTAAGTCATTGTCTGACCATCATCATCAACGAAGGTGGATCCATTGGAGCGTGTTCCTTGAATATATACTGTCATGGTTTCTGTTcaggaaaaaaaaacttaaagaGCACATCTTGTTTCTCCAAAATGCAATCATTCACTGATATTGagaatttaacattgataaCAATTTAACCCGCTATAGACAGTACACGAAAGGGATGGATGACACACTTCcgatgcttttgaaacaaaatagtAATATCTCTATTTGAATACAAGTACTGTACTAAATTTACACGAATTCATTCCCCGGGAATTTTAAATGGCATATAACAAAGTGGAAATTGAATGCATGCATAAAATTCTACAGAGATGTTAGTTAatttgaaatcaattattttcacaaatcaacaacatcaaaacgaaTGAGTTTTCAACACTTAACACGACCATCCCTCAAGTAAATTAAATACTAGTCTTTTTGGACAACACAGACATGTgtatcttcaataaaaatggtaCTCGAAAATAGTCATATCGTGTTATCAGTCATCTATAAAGTAcattgttaaacatcactctaaTTCTACGAAGAAGTATTCTAGAAATGAgattaaaaacattttggaCTTTCTCACTGACGGCATCTATGTAGCTTTTGGTGCGTTCGAATTTCTaggggcacgaattgtgttcttTATTAGTGACATGTAttcatattcttatgaagcagaatttattcgaAAGATACTGCATGGGAAGAAAAGATATCTTGTTGTGGAGGCCAATGCGACatttcatctattaacaatgctgATTTGCATTCATATTCTGATTCgctgaaaggcgaagataacaaaaaatgatcaaactcataaatcatataatcaTCATGAAATAGAAAGTTTGGAAAATACGTAATCCTGGATATAACAGAgatggcatcaggtgcctaggaggaataagcatctcctgtcgaccggtcacggtCCGCCGTGATCCTTATATCGCCaataggtaaacggagttatccgtggtcaaaatcagtgtgccaacaattagtatgaaacacgtcagacagcatttgacccaatgataggttgtattggcaatagaatagaatttgagaaatatttggatatattttaacataaaatattgttaacggcaaactaacaactcaatatTATGaaaaacgagatgatttcagctttccCATCGTCGTCAATCGTATTTACCTATCCATAATACATTGCAAATTGTGtttatgtcttgattcaatgcCTCAGACCATGTTCTGTGCtatgtgtttgatttttgttCTATCAAAGCATGGTACTGGACAAATAAGTCGATGTTATAGGAATTTTAAGAGTttcatttaaagggactggttcacgatatttgaacaaaatactttttttatttttgatgtgaaacattaaaaatataactcatttaatgttgtcagccaacattttgacctactgaatgcaagaataaaagcaatattgtagccttaaatctgtgttatgtgaacAAAGACTCgggtctttttatgtaaacaaacaaatcagCAAAATATCAATtgtgtaatataaagcatcttaattttgcataataacaaattttaactttcagATGACACATTCtacccgaagaatgcttgaaatgtgaaatatataataaatttggattgatatccatttcttctgaaaatttcgtaaacaataacgtaccgcaatctttgtttacaaaacaaataatgaactctctaaaatgagcttccgTGATactgtataaccttaatttgtATGTGAAATCATTTGAACACAATAGGCAGTAGACTCtggtcattaaaagtgaaaaacaaaattttggggaaaatcgtgagtcagtccctttaaattcattaattaacaaattttatggtcgttacaaTAAGTTGATTTTCAAATACAAGCTATTACTGGATTGAATAGTGTCTAACGTGTTACATACCATTTTCCCGCCGTTCTTGACTGCGGGTTACTCCATTAATGTGACCagtatagggttcacggcgggtcgGTTAACAGGGAATACTTAATCTTCCTAGGCACCAgattccacctctgatatatccaggggtccgtgtttgcccaacgctTTAATTTGTTTGGTCTACTCTTTATCTTTATATACTTTGTGGGATATAacagattgattactgttcgttatccacacttttcattaaaatgtttatttttcatatattcgtTGTTCATAAAGATAACTCTGATTACCACAAACACTACTGCGTTTGAAAAGTGGAGTTTGTCAATATCTACAATATATGCATCTACAAGATGCAAAAATGTTTTTACCCATGATTGTTAAATGAAAGTCAAAGATGGCATCAGAGTCCACCAGCAACAGTCGACTTTCAGGGTGATCATTGGTGCATTGGTCCTTCGCTTTCGTTGCAATTTTTGGTTCTGTGTAAAGCTTGTAACAAATGTACAGTGCAGAATTCCATGCATATCCAATCGTCTCGCACGACATTTCTGTGAAAAAGCAAACTACCAAGTACATGTTA
Above is a genomic segment from Ostrea edulis chromosome 3, xbOstEdul1.1, whole genome shotgun sequence containing:
- the LOC125674368 gene encoding uncharacterized protein LOC125674368 — translated: MCLLALTVIFSFSKAICISNNVEFFIFKTFPSMDGKIAMQPAIFYLNHSSPVQCLRRCTTTHGCVSVFLSAGSVCQGHLQVFETTTPFLFSKPGVVYYVSKDHAEMSCETIGYAWNSALYICYKLYTEPKIATKAKDQCTNDHPESRLLLVDSDAIFDFHLTIMETMTVYIQGTRSNGSTFVDDDGQTMTYFRWDDGEPYVDGNYLRTDDVTLLQETSEGTYPYHYICRHYGISPVVI